From Coleofasciculus sp. FACHB-T130, the proteins below share one genomic window:
- the psaK gene encoding photosystem I reaction center subunit PsaK: MIHLTILAAVQSTVPATPSWTPMVGLVMILCNLLAIAIGRFAIQKPGVGPDLPLAKPALLRNFTVPELLATMSFGHIIGTGVILGLTNAGAL; the protein is encoded by the coding sequence TGATTCACTTGACAATACTCGCCGCTGTACAATCTACCGTTCCCGCGACCCCATCGTGGACTCCAATGGTCGGATTGGTGATGATTCTGTGCAACCTGTTGGCGATCGCCATCGGTCGCTTCGCTATCCAGAAGCCAGGAGTAGGGCCAGACCTGCCCCTGGCTAAACCCGCTTTGTTACGCAATTTTACAGTGCCTGAACTCCTAGCGACAATGAGCTTCGGTCACATTATTGGAACAGGCGTCATCCTCGGATTAACCAACGCAGGCGCCCTTTAA
- the psaK gene encoding photosystem I reaction center subunit PsaK produces the protein MIDLSLLAALQQTVPSTPTIGPGVFIVMTAFNILGLFLARNAVQKPGVGPKLPFPLPGFGKNFSAAQFIAGLSFGHILGTGAILGLTNTGLL, from the coding sequence TTGATTGACTTAAGTTTACTTGCAGCATTGCAGCAGACAGTTCCTTCAACACCAACAATCGGCCCTGGTGTATTCATTGTCATGACTGCTTTCAACATTCTGGGTCTTTTTCTGGCCCGCAACGCTGTCCAAAAGCCGGGAGTTGGCCCTAAACTGCCTTTCCCACTGCCCGGTTTTGGTAAGAACTTTAGCGCCGCTCAATTTATTGCGGGTTTGAGTTTTGGACACATCCTGGGAACAGGTGCCATCTTAGGACTGACCAATACGGGTCTCCTTTAG
- a CDS encoding site-2 protease family protein: MQAAWRVGSLFGIPLFIDYSWFFILALIAFANALDFSPVLGPVLGGGAGLLMALLLFGSVLLHELGHSLVARSQGIEVNSITLFLFGGIAAIDRESKTPGAAFQVAIAGPAVSLVLYSLFYLVAHGLPISGIVQVMALDLAKINLVLALFNLIPGLPLDGGQVVKAAVWKFTGDRFQGVRWAAKSGLILGWGAIAVGLAIITFKDQWFSGFWIALLGWFGIRNARSYDQMTTLQESLLQIVAKDAMTQEFRVVDANKTLRQFADEYILEASHFPVYFAASEGRYRGLVSVEDLHFVERSLWETQNLHSIVHPLTEIATVEEKMPLVEVINCMEAKQLNWITVLSPAGTVAGIIDRGDVVRAVASKLNLLITEVEIKRVKAEGTYPPSLQLQAIAKSTTD; encoded by the coding sequence ATGCAGGCAGCTTGGCGAGTTGGCTCTCTATTCGGAATTCCGCTATTTATAGATTATTCGTGGTTTTTTATTTTAGCTTTGATCGCCTTTGCGAATGCCCTGGATTTCTCACCCGTCTTGGGTCCAGTCCTCGGCGGGGGTGCGGGATTATTAATGGCTTTATTGCTGTTTGGTTCGGTTTTACTGCACGAATTGGGTCACAGTTTAGTCGCGCGATCGCAAGGGATTGAAGTAAATTCGATTACTTTATTTCTCTTTGGCGGGATTGCGGCGATTGACCGGGAATCCAAAACCCCAGGCGCAGCCTTTCAAGTCGCGATCGCTGGCCCTGCGGTCAGCCTAGTGCTGTACTCGCTATTTTACTTAGTGGCTCATGGACTGCCAATCTCCGGTATCGTGCAGGTCATGGCATTAGACTTAGCAAAGATTAACCTAGTCTTGGCTTTATTCAACCTGATTCCTGGTCTCCCCTTAGATGGCGGACAAGTTGTGAAAGCAGCCGTGTGGAAGTTCACCGGAGACCGCTTTCAGGGCGTCCGTTGGGCAGCCAAAAGCGGTTTAATTTTAGGTTGGGGCGCGATCGCCGTGGGATTGGCGATTATTACGTTCAAGGATCAGTGGTTCAGTGGCTTCTGGATTGCCTTACTCGGCTGGTTTGGGATTCGCAACGCCCGTTCCTACGACCAGATGACCACCCTCCAAGAATCCTTGCTCCAGATCGTGGCGAAAGACGCCATGACCCAAGAATTTCGGGTGGTGGATGCGAACAAGACCTTGCGCCAGTTTGCCGATGAGTACATTTTGGAAGCTTCCCACTTTCCGGTTTACTTTGCGGCGAGTGAAGGTCGCTATCGCGGTTTAGTCTCTGTTGAAGATTTGCATTTCGTAGAGCGCAGTCTGTGGGAAACGCAAAATCTGCATAGTATTGTGCATCCCCTGACGGAAATTGCCACTGTTGAAGAGAAAATGCCTTTGGTAGAAGTAATTAACTGCATGGAAGCCAAGCAGTTAAATTGGATTACTGTCCTCTCACCGGCTGGGACAGTCGCCGGTATTATCGACCGGGGCGATGTTGTCCGCGCTGTTGCATCGAAGCTGAATTTACTGATTACGGAAGTAGAAATCAAGCGGGTTAAGGCAGAGGGCACCTATCCGCCGAGTTTGCAGTTACAAGCGATCGCAAAATCAACCACTGATTAA